A single Aspergillus puulaauensis MK2 DNA, chromosome 7, nearly complete sequence DNA region contains:
- a CDS encoding uncharacterized protein (COG:G;~EggNog:ENOG410QDB6;~InterPro:IPR020846,IPR011701,IPR036259;~PFAM:PF07690;~TransMembrane:12 (i35-57o77-100i107-126o146-168i180-200o212-235i256-278o290-308i320-341o347-371i383-404o416-437i);~go_function: GO:0022857 - transmembrane transporter activity [Evidence IEA];~go_process: GO:0055085 - transmembrane transport [Evidence IEA]), with translation MGITDDEVIAHPMDLTPTSSNEKEELVDTYPDGGLMAWLVALGAWCGCISAFGLMNSNGVFSDWLSTHELSQYDRSSISWIFSVHNFFVFMGGIQAGPLFDRYGPRLLVALGTVGLTAAVMAFSLATGKLPTLSISRHALTVAEFYQFMLSFGVLGGISASMIFTPSIAVVNHWFLQRRAVATGIVMTAGGIGGIIFPQIFSALAPKLGWSWSIRVLGFIVLITGGTGTLLQKARLAPDASSQKKTIDLRVLREPAFNYTTVAIIFVEVAFTIPIAYLTSYGSANGMSVQSAYALTPILNGASILGRLIPGFAADKWGRFNVMVVTTVVSTVLTVALWLTAGSNQAAIIAYAALFGFWSGSAFSLAPVCMAQISKTEDFGKRYGTCYTFVAIGVLVSLPIAGQILQMQTYGDTELYWGLILFAGLAYTVSSIFFALARIHVTGWRWKAMF, from the exons ATGGGCATCACGGACGATGAAGTTATCGCGCACCCGATGGACCTGACGCCAACCAGCTCCAacgagaaggaggagctggtggacACATACCCCGATGGAGGCCTGATGGCATGGCTTGTCGCCCTGGGCGCGTGGTGTGGCTGCATCTCTGCGTTTGGGCTGATGAACAGCAACGGCGTCTTCTCGGACTGGCTCTCTACGCATGAGCTGAGCCAGTATGACCGCAGCAGCATCTCGTGGATCTTCAGCGTGCACAACTTCTTTGTGTTTATGGGCGGCATCCAAGCTG GCCCCCTGTTCGATCGATATGGCCCCAGGCTCCTCGTCGCGCTGGGCACCGTCGGCCTCACAGCAGCAGTCATGGCCTTTAGCCTTGCAACAGGTAAGCTGCCTAcactctccatctccagacACGCTCTTACAGTCGCAGAATTCTACCAGTTCATGCTCAGCTTCGGCGTCCTCGGCGGCATCTCGGCCTCCATGATCTTCACCCCCAGCATCGCCGTCGTCAACCACTGgttcctccagcgccgcgcCGTCGCAACCGGCATCGTCATGACAGCCGGCGGCATCGGCGGCATCATCTTCCCCCAGATCTTCAGCGCCCTGGCGCCCAAACTCGGCTGGTCCTGGTCAATCCGCGTGCtcggcttcatcgtcctcatcaccggcggcACCGGCACCCTGCTCCAAAAGGCACGCCTGGCGCCCGACGCCTCCAGCCAGAAGAAAACAATCGACCTGCGCGTCCTCCGCGAGCCCGCATTCAACTACACCaccgtcgccatcatcttcgtcgaagtcgccttcaccatccccatcgcctATCTGACCTCCTACGGCTCCGCCAACGGCATGTCCGTCCAGTCCGCGTACGCCCTCACACCCATCCTCAACGGCGCCTCCATCCTCGGCCGTCTCATCCCGGGCTTCGCAGCCGACAAATGGGGCCGGTTCAACGTGATGGTCGTCACGACTGTAGTCTCCACAGTCCTCACCGTAGCCCTCTGGCTCACAGCGGGGTCCAACCAGGCCGCGATCATCGCGTACGCCGCGCTGTTCGGGTTCTGGAGCGGGTCGGCGTTCAGTCTGGCGCCTGTGTGCATGGCGCAGATTTCAAAGACTGAGGACTTTGGGAAGCGCTATGGTACTTGCTATACCTTTGTTGCGATTGGCGTGCTTGTGTCGCTGCCGATTGCGGGCCAGATTCTGCAGATGCAGACGTATGGCGACACGGAGCTCTACTGGGGCTTGATTCTGTTTGCGGGCCTGGCGTATACGGTTTCGTCGATTTTCTTTGCCCTGGCGAGGATTCATGTTACcgggtggaggtggaaggCTATGTTCTAA
- a CDS encoding Zn(II)2Cys6 transcription factor (COG:S;~EggNog:ENOG410PM6A;~InterPro:IPR036864,IPR021858,IPR001138;~PFAM:PF00172,PF11951;~go_function: GO:0000981 - DNA-binding transcription factor activity, RNA polymerase II-specific [Evidence IEA];~go_function: GO:0008270 - zinc ion binding [Evidence IEA];~go_process: GO:0006355 - regulation of transcription, DNA-templated [Evidence IEA]) — translation MARSKKENRRRTGCFQCKEKHIQCTEEHPRCRRCETLGLQCVRGLRLTFREDAIQRGVWTKRPCSRTQREKDVFRLPLHSYINRWIFLNVTADDFKSITTLQPHTQLELTLVPFTYHPFQSFPETDGYLLDYFIRGISPSCSLSTSHNPYISLVIPLCFSSQTLLNALLAVAANQLCLLGRPEFRQEACHYKDKALQGLRREVCTSMQDEGTVAAVLMLCFQDISDGCSPSWMTHLRGGLKLIDCNASRNSPSLWNFFRMYFVAHDIMSRTAFDDGLDESFQHWADGDDLEELADRRPDGLLARSDESDPPDLAARIYQSEGSPALETGPLTTSEKQNYAIATADLHHALLSLNQTLPAHSLGRKDLERIAQIKRLTALLYLTERLGSMKQTHDILTNQDHPYLESPSKPHLITSIIESISTLPDMATLLWPLFVLGNVALENEEHRRFVLDRLLGIQRARNLGSVRRAIEAVKHAFVTKGLDLDLTGRGGRGLQGWGDGRFRYISLA, via the exons ATGGCACGCAGCAAGAAAGAGAACAGACGCCGCACTGGCTGCTTTCAGTGCAAGG AGAAACACATCCAGTGTACCGAAGAGCATCCCCGATGTAGACGCTGCGAGACCCTTGGCCTGCAATGCGTCCGCGGTCTCAGACTGACCTTCAGAGAAGACGCCATCCAGCGAG GGGTATGGACAAAACGACCCTGTTCCAGGACACAGCGCGAGAAAGACGTCTTCCGACTCCCTCTGCACTCTTATATCAACCGCTGGATCTTTCTCAATGTGACCGCCGATGACTTCAAATCAATCACAACACTACAACCACATACCCAACTGGAGCTCACCCTTGTACCATTTACCTACCACCCCTTCCAGTCCTTCCCAGAGACCGACGGCTACCTCCTGGACTACTTCATCAGAGGAATCAGCCCTTCATGCTCCCTAAGCACATCACACAATCCCTACATATCTCTCGTCATCCCCCTCTGCTTTTCCTCGCAGACACTTCTAAACGCCCTCCTAGCCGTCGCTGCTAATCAGCTATGCCTCCTCGGCCGCCCCGAGTTTCGACAAGAGGCATGCCACTACAAAGACAAAGCACTACAAGGGCTACGCCGCGAAGTCTGCACCAGTATGCAGGATGAAGGGACCGTTGCCGCGGTTCTAATGCTCTGTTTCCAGGAC ATATCAGATGGCTGCTCTCCGTCCTGGATGACGCACCTACGTGGTGGTCTGAAGCTGATCGACTGTAATGCTTCTCGCAACTCGCCCAGCTTGTGGAATTTCTTCCGAATGTACTTTGTTGCGCACGATATCATGAGCCGCACGGCGTTTGATGATGGGCTGGATGAATCTTTTCAGCATTGGGctgatggcgatgatctcGAGGAG CTTGCAGATAGACGTCCTGATGGGCTGCTCGCGCGGTCTGATGAGTCTGATCCACCGGATCTCGCTGCTCGCATCTACCAGAGCGAAGGTAGTCCA GCCCTGGAGACTGGACCATTAACTACCTCCGAGAAACAGAACTATGCAATAGCAACAGCCGACCTCCACCacgccctcctctccctaAACCAAACCCTACCGGCGCATTCACTCGGACGGAAGGACCTCGAACGCATCGCACAGATCAAACGCCTTACAGCACTCCTCTACCTAACCGAGCGTCTTGGGTCCATGAAGCAAACACACGATATTCTTACCAACCAAGACCATCCTTATCTTGAATCACCCTCCAAACCCCACCTCATCACCTCAATAATCGAATCCATATCCACGCTACCAGACATGGCGACCCTCCTCTGGCCGCTGTTCGTGCTGGGAAACGTGGCGCTAGAGAACGAGGAGCATCGCCGCTTCGTCCTTGATAGGCTTCTGGGGATCCAACGGGCGAGGAATCTGGGTAGTGTGAGGCGGGCAATTGAGGCTGTGAAACATGCTTTTGTAACTAAagggttggatttggatttgacTGGACGCGGGGGACGGGGACTGCAGGGTTGGGGAGATGGGCGGTTTCGGTACATCAGCCTTGCGTGA
- a CDS encoding uncharacterized protein (COG:G;~EggNog:ENOG410PIY9;~InterPro:IPR011701,IPR036259;~PFAM:PF07690;~TransMembrane:12 (i53-79o91-108i120-139o151-171i183-200o212-234i283-307o319-340i347-365o377-396i408-428o440-460i);~go_function: GO:0022857 - transmembrane transporter activity [Evidence IEA];~go_process: GO:0055085 - transmembrane transport [Evidence IEA]), translating to MTDQKEAPTVEEPQGKQHATKTMDEAAQYLARNAGFEPLSAEEERKMIRKMDWILLPMLFMTATLGAVDKVAISTAAIYGLETDLHLVGQQFSWAGSILSIGAIVGMWPSTYLVHRLPSAKYLTACSTGWSILALLIPVSRNWGGLMALRFFMGSLEAIIVPSISLIVAGFYTKTEQPPRNALVFAAASSVFNGFLSWAVGHIPPTAALSIWQYLFLITGSVSTLWSIIAFILLPSSPMNAFFLTPREKYHAVQRLASNKTGITSHKWKWDQASEAIIDPKTWILFFFNIAINIPNGGLLTFSGIIINNLGFSPVNTSLLNMPTGVMSTLSAFIFSWVASKWVNRRCLVTMLASCIPAIGAILVYTLPRTNIGGQMVGIYLLYTYFGPYVVGISMAQANTAGNTKKTVQYSVLYIGYAVGSLIGPQTFRADQAPAYTGGFVAMLACYCVCVLLMAGYWLLAVSLNRRRVDGVDPVGTEREEDLGEAFADKTDFQQRGFKYTT from the exons ATGACTGACCAGAAAGAGGCTCCCACGGTTGAAGAACCGCAAGGCAAGCAACATGCTACCAAGACAATGGACGAGGCTGCGCAGTATCTCGCTCGCAATGCTGGCTTTGAGCCGTTGTCtgccgaagaagagagaaagatgaTTCGTAAGATGGATTGGATTCTGCTTCCTATG CTATTCATGACCGCCACCCTTGGTGCAGTGGACAAAGTCGCTATCAGCACTGCAGCGATATATGGCCTGGAAACAGACCTGCATCTCGTCGGGCAGCAGTTTTCGTGGGCTGGATCTATCTTGTCGATTGGG GCAATCGTTGGCATGTGGCCATCCACGTATTTGGTTCACCGACTGCCCTCTGCGAAGTACCTGACTGCGTGTTCCACCGGCTGGTCTATCCTGGCTCTGCTGATACCAGTCTCTCGCAACTGGGGCGGCTTGATGGCACTGCGCTTCTTCATGG GCTCCCTGGAAGCCATTATTGTCCCGTCGATATCTCTTATAGTTGCTGGCTTCTATACAAAGACTGAACAGCCACCACGCAACGCTCTTGTCTTTGCAGCCGCGAGTTCTGTCTTCAATGGCTTCCTGTCATGGGCTGTCGGGCACATCCCACCCACTGCAGCCCTGTCGATTTGGCAATATCTATTCCTAATAACCG GCTCCGTCTCAACCCTGTGGTCAATCATCGCgttcatcctcctcccctcctctcccatgaacgccttcttcctcaccccGCGAGAAAAATACCACGCCGTGCAGCGCCTCGCCTCAAACAAAACCGGAATCACCAGCCATAAATGGAAATGGGACCAGGCGTCGGAAGCAATCATCGACCCCAAGACCTGGatcctgttcttcttcaacatcgccatAAACATACCCAACGGCGGCCTTTTAACCTTCAGCGGCATCATTATCAATAATCTCGGCTTTTCGCCTGTGAATACCTCTCTGCTGAATATGCCTACCGGTGTCATGTCCACGCTGTCTGCGTTTATTTTCTCCTGGGTTGCCTCGAAGTGGGTGAATAGACGGTGTCTTGTTACAATGCTGGCGTCTTGTATTCCTGCCATCGGTGCGATTCTGGTTTACACACTTCCGAGGACGAATATCGGGGGACAGATGGTGGGGATTTATTTG TTGTACACCTATTTCGGCCCGTACGTTGTAGGTATATCCATGGCGCAGGCAAACACAGCAGGAAACACGAAGAAAACAGTGCAATACTCCGTGCTGTATATTGGGTATGCGGTTGGAAGTCTGATCGGGCCACAGACGTTCCGCGCGGACCAGGCCCCGGCGTATACGGGTGGGTTTGTAGCTATGCTGGCTTGTTATTGTGTATGTGTGCTGTTGATGGCGGGATATTGGCTTCTTGCTGTGTCGTTGAATCGTCGAAGAGTAGATGGCGTTGATCCTGTGGGGActgagagggaggaggatcTGGGAGAGGCATTTGCTGATAAGACGGACTTTCAGCAGCGGGGGTTTAAATACACGACTTGA
- a CDS encoding uncharacterized protein (COG:E;~EggNog:ENOG410PGSZ;~InterPro:IPR002821,IPR008040,IPR003692;~PFAM:PF01968,PF05378,PF02538;~go_function: GO:0003824 - catalytic activity [Evidence IEA];~go_function: GO:0016787 - hydrolase activity [Evidence IEA]) translates to MTVPTSTSGVRIAIDRGGTFTDVWASLPGKPDVVIKLLSVDPANYADAPTEGIRRVLSLHHGSEIPRGIPLPKSSLDSIRMGTTVATNALLERKGTKHAFLVTKGFRDLLQIGYQSRPRLFDLNIVKPGVLYSAVREVDERVTIEGFDEDLDGLFSSTTEIPGVLVKASSGDMIRILKPLDEGAVRQTLRELRMQGFDTVAVCLTHSHVFPAHEERVERIAIEEGFAHVSLSSSVAAKMIKMVPRGGSSSADAYLTPEIKRYLDGFAEGFEGGNLHGVRCDFMQSDGGLVSYDRFSGLRGILSGPAGGVVGYARTSYDGDSGTPVVGFDMGGTSTDVSRYGGPFEHVFESNTAGVTIQSPQLDINTVAAGGGSILFWRNGLFVVGPESASSHPGPACYRKGGPLTVTDANLFLGRLIPDLFPKIFGENEDQPLDVAIVKQKFIALTTDINKDTGKALTPEEVACGFLDVANEAMCRPIRALTEGKGYDIASHNLAVFGGAGGQHACDIARTLKISTIVIHRFSSILSAYGMALADVVQEAQEPVNETYNISSRRQLEDRLSKLRGQVRQQLIDQGIRETDIAYEMYLNMRYQGTETSIMVLQPPNGDFAEEFRKTHLREFSFCFPGDKPIYVDDVRVRGIGTSERKNSEGKELGQQLRASEFKALKSDISECVTPVYFPKVGYQNTPVFLVQSLPPGVVIEGPAIIVDQTQTLVVAPGTVAKVLRSHIVIEIVATSVTIAEQPAVVDHIQLSVFGHRFMSIAEQMGRALQKTAVSLNIKERLDFSCALFGPEGDLVANAPHVPVHLGSMSYAVKHQHELHRGKLSPGDVLVANHPESGGTHLPDITVITPVFEKTGSTVAFYVASRGHHTDIGGLGGTSMPPNSTELWQEGAAIRSFKLIQNGTFDEAGITDILLRPGTHPGCTGSRHIQDNISDLKAQVAANHKGMTLVQSLIEEYTLPTVQMYMSAIQSNAEQAVRTYLLTTRTKLGSHLSATDQMDNGTLLSLAITISPTGSATFDFTNTGVELLSNINAPPAITYSAIIYTLRLLIGTDIPLNQGCLAPISVILPKNSFLNPSSSPAVCAGNTQTSQRVVDVILRAFRAAAASHGCMNCLGFFGEGGKTSSGKQLEGYAYAFGETICGGSGATSTQGGASGVHTHMTNTRITDPESLEKRYPVILREFAIRPGTGGAGVFRGGDGVVRDIECRAPLSFSVITERRSVAPYGMEGGGEGERGANYWVRRVKAHDGEEERWVNMGAKNMVRMQAGDRCVIHTPGGGGWGGEGIKYGDVKVNGAVRAQHPRASGSVGAYAAAQEASN, encoded by the exons ATGACAGTTCCAACGTCCACATCCGGTGTCCGAATTGCCATCG ACCGCGGAGGCACCTTCACAGACGTCTGGGCAAGTCTCCCAGGGAAGCCCGATGTCGTTATCAAACTCCTCTCCGTCGACCCAGCCAACTACGCCGACGCCCCGACCGAAG GCATCCGCCGCGTCCTCTCTCTGCATCATGGCTCAGAAATCCCCCGAGGCATCCCGCTCCCAAAATCCTCCCTAGACTCCATCCGAATGGGAACAACTGTCGCTACAAATGCACTCCTTGAGCGCAAGGGAACTAAACACGCCTTCCTTGTTACAAAGGGGTTCCGCGATCTGCTCCAGATCGGATACCAGTCCCGGCCGCGCCTCTTTGATCTCAATATCGTGAAGCCTGGTGTGCTATACTCCGCGGTACGGGAGGTCGACGAACGGGTTACGATTGAGGGATTCGACGAGGATCTAGATGGGCTGTTTAGCTCTACTACCGAGATACCAGGTGTTCTTGTCAAGGCGTCTAGCGGGGATATGATACGCATCTTGAAGCCGCTTGACGAGGGTGCCGTGCGTCAGACATTAAGGGAGCTCCGAATGCAAGGATTCGATACCGTCGCAGTCTGTCTAACGCATTCGCACGTTTTCCCGGCTCACGAGGAGAGGGTTGAACGAATTGCAATTGAAGAGGGCTTCGCACATGTCTCGCTTTCGTCGAGTGTTGCGGCGAAGATGATCAAGATGGTTCCTAGGGGGGGTTCTTCCTCAGCCGATGCGTATCTTACGCCTGAGATTAAGCGGTATCTGGATGGGTTTGCGGAGGGGTTTGAGGGTGGGAATCTGCATGGTGTGCGCTGCGACTTTATGCAGTCGGATGGGGGGCTAGTGAGCTACGACCGGTTTAGTGGGCTTAGGGGGATTTTGAGTGGTCCTGCTG GAGGAGTTGTGGGATATGCTCGAACATCGTATGATGGGGATTCTGGAACTCCGGTTGTGGGATTCGATATGGGAGGCACATCGACTGATGTATCAAGATATGGGGGTCCCTTTGAACACGTCTTTGAGAGCAACACGGCCGGGGTAACTATCCAAAGTCCCCAGCTTGATATCAACACCGTTGCAGCTGGTGGTGGATCAATCTTATTCTGGCGAAATGGGCTCTTCGTCGTTGGTCCAGAGAGTGCCTCCTCCCATCCAGGGCCTGCGTGTTATCGCAAAGGCGGCCCGTTAACTGTAACTGATGCAAACCTCTTCCTTGGGAGACTTATCCCAGATCTATTCCCGAAGATATTCGGCGAGAACGAAGACCAACCGCTTGATGTGGCCATCGTCAAGCAAAAGTTCATCGCCTTGACAACCGATATTAACAAAGATACCGGCAAGGCACTCACGCCAGAAGAGGTTGCTTGTGGGTTCCTGGACGTCGCGAATGAAGCCATGTGTCGGCCTATTCGGGCATTGACTGAGGGGAAGGGATATGATATTG CGAGCCATAACCTTGCGGTCTTTGGAGGCGCAGGGGGACAGCATGCGTGCGACATTGCGCGAACACTCAAGATATCGACTATCGTCATTCATAGGTTTTCCAGTATTCTCTCAGCATACG GAATGGCACTGGCCGACGTGGTCCAGGAAGCACAGGAGCCTGTCAACGAGACATACAATATATCGTCTCGCAGACAGCTAGAAGATCGCCTCTCAAAACTGCGAGGCCAAGTGCGGCAGCAACTAATCGACCAAGGCATTCGGGAAACAGACATCGCATACGAGATGTACCTCAACATGAGGTACCAGGGAACAGAGACATCGATCATGGttctccaacccccaaacGGAGACTTCGCGGAGGAGTTCCGAAAGACTCACCTGCGGGAattctccttctgcttccctgGCGACAAGCCGATTTACGTTGACGATGTTCGGGTCCGTGGGATTGGGACAAGCGAGAGGAAGAACTCGGAGGGAAAGGAGCTTGGGCAGCAACTACGTGCATCGGAGTTCAAGGCCTTGAAGAGTGATATCTCAGAATGTGTGACTCCAGTGTACTTCCCCAAGGTCGGATATCAAAATACCCCTGTCTTCCTGGTCCAGAGTCTTCCTCCTGGGGTGGTAATTGAAGGGCCGGCTATCATTGTTGATCAGACGCAGACGCTTGTTGTGGCACCTGGGACAGTAGCCAAGGTTCTGCGCTCGCACATTGTCATTGAGATTGTGGCTACATCTGTCACCATTGCAGAGCAACCAGCGGTGGTGGATCACATCCAGCTATCGGTATTTGGACACAGGTTCATGAGCATTGCTGAGCAGATGGGGCGCGCTCTGCAGAAGACGGCCGTTTCTCTGAATATCAAGGAACGGCTTGACTTTTCTTGTGCTTTATTCGGTCCAGAGG GCGACCTCGTTGCTAATGCCCCCCATGTCCCCGTGCACTTGGGCTCAATGAGCTACGCCGTGAAGCATCAGCACGAGCTCCATAGAGGCAAACTATCCCCAGGCGATGTCTTGGTAGCTAACCACCCAGAGTCCGGCGGAACCCATCTCCCAGATATAACTGTCATCACACCCGTATTCGAAAAGACCGGCTCGACAGTAGCTTTCTACGTGGCGTCTAGAGGCCACCATACAGATATCGGGGGGTTGGGTGGTACATCCATGCCACCCAACTCCACCGAACTGTGGCAAGAAGGCGCAGCTATAAGATCCTTCAAGCTCATTCAAAACGGTACCTTTGACGAGGCCGGTATAAccgacatcctcctccgccccgGAACCCACCCCGGCTGCACAGGAAGCCGACATATCCAAGACAACATCTCGGACCTGAAAGCCCAAGTCGCCGCCAACCATAAAGGCATGACCCTCGTCCAGTCTCTCATAGAAGAATACACCCTCCCAACAGTGCAAATGTACATGAGCGCCATCCAGTCCAATGCCGAACAAGCCGTGCGGACCTACCTCCTCACAACACGCACAAAACTCGGCTCGCACCTCAGCGCAACAGACCAAATGGACAACggcaccctcctctccctcgccaTAACAATCTCCCCCACAGGCTCCGCCACATTCGACTTCACAAACACCGGCGTCGAACTCCTCTCCAACATCAACGCCCCTCCCGCAATCACATACTCCGCTATCATCTacaccctccgcctcctcatcGGCACCGACATCCCACTAAACCAAGGCTGTCTAGCCCCTATATCCGTGATACTCCCAAAGAACTCCTTCCTGAACCCGTCATCCAGCCCCGCCGTCTGCGCCGGGAACACCCAGACCTCGCAGCGCGTAGTCGATGTAATCCTCCGCGCGttccgcgccgccgccgcctcgcACGGGTGCATGAACTGtctcggcttcttcggggAAGGAGGCAAGACGTCCTCCGGCAAACAACTCGAAGGGTACGCATACGCATTCGGGGAGACAATTTGCGGAGGCTCCGGGGCGACGTCTACACAGGGGGGTGCATCTGGGGTGCACACGCACATGACGAACACGAGGATCACGGACCCCGAGAGTCTGGAGAAACGGTATCCTGTTATACTGCGGGAGTTTGCGATACGGCCGGGCACGGGTGGTGCGGGGGTGTTTAGAGGCGGGGACGGCGTTGTAAGGGACATTGAGTGTCGGGCGCCGCTGAGCTTTAGTGTTATCACGGAGAGGAGGAGTGTGGCGCCTTATGGGATGGAGGGGGGCGGGGAGGGGGAGCGGGGGGCGAATTATTGGGTTCGGAGGGTGAAGGCGcacgatggggaggaggagcggtGGGTTAATATGGGAGCGAAGAATATGGTGCGCATGCAGGCTGGGGATCGGTGTGTCATTCATACGCCTGGGGGtgggggatggggaggtgaAGGTATCAAGTATGGAGATGTCAAGGTTAATGGTGCAGTTAGGGCTCAGCATCCACGGGCGTCTGGCAGTGTCGGTGCTTATGCGGCGGCACAGGAGGCGTCAAATTAG
- a CDS encoding alpha/beta fold hydrolase (COG:S;~EggNog:ENOG410PUXD;~InterPro:IPR000073,IPR029058;~MEROPS:MER0036065;~PFAM:PF12697,PF12146,PF00561) yields MDIQLSSTFHHSTSTHSYSIRWTSLGNATSPPLIFVHGTPWSSLVWHTYAKPLSKNFHVYLFDNPGFGQSPLGTPLPEKKETITKQAALDADLAQQSEVFAALYNFWSQTWGPGQVKAHVIAHDHGGLMALRTHLVHGCAFASLCLINVVALGPFGQPLFKLIAENEGVFNSLTGPVFEGVVESYIRDAAFTELSRETMEVLKRPWVESEEGRRGFVRQMVQANSRSTEEVEGRYHEVGNKMPVLVVWGEEDRWIPVETAARLKDRLNARDVVLVEGAGHLVMYDQPGKLGVELGWWLSSVSIH; encoded by the coding sequence ATGGACATCCAACTCAGCTCAACCTTCCACCACTCCACCAGCACCCACAGCTACTCCATCCGCTGGACATCCCTCGGAAACGCCACCTCCCCACCCCTAATCTTCGTCCACGGCACCCCCTGGTCCTCTCTCGTGTGGCACACCTACGCCAAACCCCTCTCCAAAAACTTCCACGTCTACCTCTTCGACAACCCCGGTTTCGGCCAGAGCCCGCTGGGAACACCCCTcccagaaaagaaagaaacaatCACCAAACAAGCCGCACTGGACGCAGACCTCGCGCAGCAGTCCGAGGTATTCGCCGCGCTATACAATTTCTGGAGTCAGACCTGGGGTCCTGGCCAGGTGAAAGCGCATGTAATCGCACACGACCACGGCGGGCTGATGGCCCTGCGCACGCACCTGGTGCATGGGTGTGCGTTTGCGAGTCTCTGTCTGATTAACGTTGTTGCGTTGGGTCCGTTTGGACAGCCGCTGTTCAAGCTGATTGCGGAGAATGAGGGCGTGTTTAATTCACTGACCGGTCCGGTGTTTGAGGGCGTTGTGGAGTCTTATATTAGGGATGCGGCGTTCACGGAGTTAAGCAGGGAGACTATGGAGGTGCTGAAGAGGCCGTGGGTTGAGAgtgaggaggggaggagggggtttGTGCGCCAGATGGTGCAGGCGAATAGTCGCAGCacggaggaggttgaggggagGTATCATGAGGTTGGGAATAAGATGCCGGTGCTTGTTGTGTGGGGTGAGGAGGATAGATGGATTCCTGTAGAGACGGcggcgaggttgaaggaCAGACTGAATGCGAGGGATGTTGTGCTGGTTGAGGGAGCTGGCCATTTGGTGATGTATGATCAGCCGGGGAAGTTGGGGGTTGAACTGGGCTGGTGGTTGAGTTCTGTTAGCATCCATTGA
- a CDS encoding RidA family protein (InterPro:IPR006175,IPR035959;~PFAM:PF01042), which produces MSTVQAISPPSIQPPGGKYSHVLVVSGPHKSIEIAGQVGVKPDGTIPKTYEEQVKQAFSNLKACLDSVGPEKAIITRLRYYIVDYKYPEKFDALREAREIIFDGYTHPFPPSVLVPVPALGDPDFLVEVEASAVVPE; this is translated from the coding sequence ATGTCAACCGTCCAAGCAATCTCACCCCCCTCCATCCAACCCCCCGGCGGAAAATACTCGcacgtcctcgtcgtctcaGGCCCCCACAAAAGCATCGAAATCGCCGGACAAGTCGGGGTCAAACCAGACGGGACCATCCCCAAGACCTACGAAGAACAAGTGAAGCAAGCCTTTTCGAATCTCAAGGCATGTCTTGACTCTGTCGGCCCGGAAAAGGCAATCATCACGCGGCTTCGGTATTATATTGTCGACTACAAGTACCCGGAGAAGTTTGATGCCCTTAGAGAGGCGAGAGAGATTATTTTTGACGGATATACGCACCCGTTTCCGCCGAGTGTGCTCGTTCCGGTTCCGGCTTTGGGAGACCCGGACTTtctggttgaggttgaggctTCGGCGGTTGTTCCAGAGTAA